ATGAATGACAAGCAATTGCTCCGGCCAGCCGACATCGCCCCGCTGCTCGGTGTGACTACGGGCAGGGTTTACCAGCTAATAGATGCTGGAGTCATCCCAGCGACCAAAATGGGTGGGTCGATTCGAATACCGCGAGAAGCATGGGAGCTTTGGCTTCAGGGCCAATCCGATGTGGCCCTGGATTCAATCAAGGTGAATCGGCCTGGTCAGCAGCCCCAGGACCAGATTCCTAAAGAAAACGACCCTTCATTGCACTCGCGGGGAGGCTCATACCAATGAAGCTGAAGGCCACGAAGAAAGCACTATGGCCCTCGCAGAGGAGCTTCCTCACGTTGCTTCAGTCTATCAATTTCGGCCGAATCGAAAATTTACGCATACATAATGGACAACCACAGCTAATACCCAAACCACGGGTCTTACGGTCTGTCAGAATTGGCGGTCTTGTGGGGCCAAGGCCCGAAGTTAAAATGGATGATTTCGCATTAAAGTCTCAGATCGTCGAGATGTTCGAACATTTTAACCAGATAGGGGATGGCACGATTGCACGTCTCGACATAAAGGATGGCTTGCCATGCCATTTGGTAATTGAGGAATCAGATCGAGGAGGTGAATGAATGCAGGGAGCGAATAATGTTGACGTTAGCCCTCGTTTTAAGAAGTCGAGATCGCTGGACAAGAGATTAAAACTGTTTGTCTGGGGCGATTCGGGAACCGGGAAGACAACTCTCGCACTCCAATTTCCCAACCCGGCCGTCATCGATCTTGAAGGCAGTGCGGATCTCTATGGCGGCCTCTTCGACTTTGATGTCCTGCGCGCCAGTACAGCGGATGAGGCCATGACCGCGGTTCAGTGGCTGGCGAGCCACCAACATGAATACCGCACCCTTGTCATCGATCCGGTATCCGTTTATTGGGATGCGCTGCAGAAAAAGTGGTCGGATATATTTCTGCGCCGGAACAAGGGTTCGAAGGGGTACCGTTTTGAGTTTTACGACCTGCAGGTGCGGGATTGGATGACCATAAAAGCGGAGTTCAAGGATTTCATCCGCAGGATAATAGCACTCGATATGAACGTCATCGTCACGGCTCGCCAAAAGACTCAGTACGCCGACGGAGCATTTATGAAGGCAATCGGGGAAACATTCGACGGGGAGAAGTCCCTACCCTACCTCTTTGACACAATCCTACGCCTGTATCGTGACGAGAAGGGCCGGTTTCTGGGGGAGTGCATCAAGGATCGATCCCAGAAGCTGCCCCTCGGAGAGTTTGAGTTGTCATATGAGGTTCTGCAGAAGGCGTTTGGGATTGGGACTTTAAACCAAGCTGCTAAGCCGGGCGAGATCGTTGCGTAGCCAAGGACGCCGTGAGATTGACAAGCTGGAAAATGTAATAGTCGAAGTATCAAAAGGAAACACAAAACAGGAGGATTGAAATGCCAAGAATAAATTTCAGCAATGTTGATGATGCTCAGAACTTCAAACCCTTACCTGAGGGTGTATATCACTGCCGAGTGATCGATGTCAAAGAATCATCAACCCTACATGGGGATGATATGTGGAAGTTGTGGTTCGAGGTTGCGAGCGGTGATTACCAAGGTCGCAGAATATTCGACAATTTGGTCTTCAGTGATCGGGCTATGCCACGGGTAAAACACATCTGCTCAAAGCTGGGTGTTGACGTCACTGGCGAAGTTAACATGACACCGGCATTGCTGATTGACCGGGAGGCGATGGTATCGGTTATAGAAGCCGATTACGTCGATGAGGGTGGGAATACCAAGACAAGCAATCGGGTTCTATTCGCGGGTTATGAAGCGGTCGAGCCGCCCAGCAATGATGAAGACGGGGAAGTGTCGTTCCCCTGATGGATAAGCCAATAATCGCCATCGATACGCGGGAGCGGCTTCCTTATGACTTTCCGCTCTCGCAG
The nucleotide sequence above comes from Candidatus Eisenbacteria bacterium. Encoded proteins:
- a CDS encoding ATP-binding protein; this encodes MQGANNVDVSPRFKKSRSLDKRLKLFVWGDSGTGKTTLALQFPNPAVIDLEGSADLYGGLFDFDVLRASTADEAMTAVQWLASHQHEYRTLVIDPVSVYWDALQKKWSDIFLRRNKGSKGYRFEFYDLQVRDWMTIKAEFKDFIRRIIALDMNVIVTARQKTQYADGAFMKAIGETFDGEKSLPYLFDTILRLYRDEKGRFLGECIKDRSQKLPLGEFELSYEVLQKAFGIGTLNQAAKPGEIVA
- a CDS encoding helix-turn-helix domain-containing protein; this translates as MNDKQLLRPADIAPLLGVTTGRVYQLIDAGVIPATKMGGSIRIPREAWELWLQGQSDVALDSIKVNRPGQQPQDQIPKENDPSLHSRGGSYQ
- a CDS encoding DUF669 domain-containing protein, encoding MPRINFSNVDDAQNFKPLPEGVYHCRVIDVKESSTLHGDDMWKLWFEVASGDYQGRRIFDNLVFSDRAMPRVKHICSKLGVDVTGEVNMTPALLIDREAMVSVIEADYVDEGGNTKTSNRVLFAGYEAVEPPSNDEDGEVSFP